Within Hydrogenophaga sp. PAMC20947, the genomic segment TCATTGAAGCTGCTGGCGGAGCTCTCGCGCTGGCGCAAGCCTTCATTGAGTGCAGTCATCCACTGTGGCACCCACACGCCCACCTCATCCAGTGCGGACTGCATGCAGACGCCAAAGGCACCGTCAACGCGAGCGTTCATGTTCAAAAAAGGGCAAGTAGGTCGAAAAAAGCAGCGTATCGATTTGATTATCGGCAAGTCCCTGCTTAACCTAAGCCCCAATATCCGGGTAAAAACCCCTTCAAACCCACGCCAGCTGCAAACCTGGTGGTTGCAAGCGGGCGAACAAGGACACGGATCGTGACCGGTCACGCAAACACAGCGGTTTTCGCCTGGCTCAGGCGACCCCACTCAAGGAGCGGGCATCCCAAGGGCTCCAAAGCGCGTCATGCGCCTTCAAGTGCCGCCGCGCCAGGGAGCGGCGGCACCCAGTTCGCTTCGGGTCAGCGCAACAACCGCTGCCAACCGTCGGCGCCCAGAGCCTGCAGCGTGGCGATGTTGCGCTCCACAATTCTCTCGGCATCACCGGCATCGCTGGCAATGGCCCGCTCCACGCTGTCTTCGCGCAGCAGGTGCAAGATGGGGTACGGAGCGCGGTTGGTGGCGTTGGAGATGTCGTCCGCCTCCACGCCCTCGAACTGGAACAGCGGGTGAAAGCTCGCGACTTGAATCACCCCTTCCAGCTCGTGTTCTGCGACCACGTCGTCCACCACGTTCAAAAAATCGTTGAAGACGAAAAAATCCGGAAACAGCGACGGATGCACCAGCAAGGTGGTGTCGATCTCTTCGGCTGGCGTGTCCTTGAGCAAAGTCAGCTCGGCGTCCAGCTCATCCAGAAAGGCATCCAGATGCTTGGCGTGGCTCACCACGATGCGTACCTGGTTCTTCGTGTAAACCGCCCGTGCAAACGGGCACAAGTTCAGCCCGATCACCGCCTTCTCGATCCAGCGACGGGTGTTGTCAAGAATGGTGGTGTCGTCGGGCATGGTCATGAATGGGGGCACAAGCGCAGGGGGTAGAGAGAGGGGAATGGTAATCCCTGAATCAGGCAGTTGCACCGTGGAAAATTTGACGGTGATCAAGCAGCACGCAGCTTGCCTTTCGCTTGCAGCGCTGGTTCGCTCCTTTCCATGCGGGAACGAACCATCCCAAAGAGACCTCGTTCACTTCGGATGCAGGGTTTGTTGCCTGCCCGCTTCAAGCAGCGGGTTCAACATCACAGATTTCCGCTTAGGCGAACCTCTGAAAACCGCATGGCCATGGGGTCGCCCCGCACCTCAAGCACGCCGCTGCGTTCCAACGCAACAATGCGGACCGGCATGTAGACATAAGGCAGGTGAGGATACCGTGCATCAAATTCTTTCAATGACGTTCCGACAACCTCAGCTACTTTGCACCAATGGTTGGAGCAGCTTTGCAGGATGAGTGCATCCACCGCCGCCGCGTCAGCGGGTGTCGCGCGGCGAATTTTCGCCAACTCTTCAAGCGTCGGTTGATCGTCATCCGGTTCATCAGAATCATCCAGCAGCAGGGGATCATCTGGCATTGTTGATGGCAATAGTTTGATGGGATAGTTAACGCCAAAATCACCTGACAAACACAAGCGAGGTCAGGTGATTTCACATTTTTTAGCGTCAATAGGCTTGAAAAACAGACAGAAACAACCAGAAATCCATCTCGCCGATCATCTTCATTTCAATTCACACAAGCTTTGTATCTGCTCAGCTCCTCATTTTTTCGGGGCTTTTGTGAATCGCAAATAGGGCAGCTTGATATCAATATTTCCGAATTTTTCTTTCGCCTGCTCATCGTTCAGGCCCAGCCCAACAATCACATCCTGACCAGGAACCCAATTCGCGGGCGTTGCGATAGATGCCCCATCTGTGATCTGGATAGCATCCAAGGCACGCAAAATCTCTGCGAAATTGCGACCAACAGACATCGGATACGACATTGTCAGGCGAACTTTTTTATCCGGACCGATAATGAAAACAGTCCGCACCGTAGCGCTGTTGGCAGGTGTACGATTATCGGGCAGATAGGCTCCGGCCGGCAGCATGTCGTACAGTTTGGATACCTGCAAAGAAGTGTCATCAATGATCGGAAAGTCGGCAGCAGCACCGGAAAATGCTTCGATATCCCGTTTCCATTTCATGTGCTCCTCAACGCTGTCTACCGATACGCCCATGACTTTGGTATTGCGCTTGACAAATTCAGGGACGAGCTGGGCAACCGCACCAAATTCGGTCGTACACACCGGCGTGAAATCTTTTGGGTGTGAAAACAGGATGGCATAGCTGGCACCAATCCAATCGTGAAGCTTGATTTTGCCGTCTGTGGAATCCACAGTGAAATCTGGAGCGATATCGTCGAGTCGAATAGACATAATGGTCTTCCTAGGTTGTTGCTTTATTAACTTTCAATTCACAGATTTGTGAGTGAAACCTTCCCCACTGTAACACGGCAAGCGCCATGTACAAGTTTTCCTGGCGCGGTGCAATGGGTCGGGCTTGAGCCATTGGCTATGCGCAGATTCTTATGGCGAAATTCTCAGGTTTCGGGCAATGCATAGAATTCTTTCCTTTTGCCTTCGAACCATTCTGCCATTGCCGCTGGTTTTTTCATGGGTTGTTGCATTTCATTCATGGCTTCAAGGTGAGTTTCATCATTTTTTTGGAACATTTTCATTCCATGTTGCCTGCTCATTTCTGCGATTTCATCAAATGAATCGGCATGAAATTCTTCTTCACAAGCACCACCCAGTTGTCTGCAGCTCATGGCTTTCATATCTTTCTCCGTATTGTATTTGGGTTAAAAATACAAGGCTAAAACTCAGCAGTGCCGATTTTTTAATTGGCTGGAGCGCGTTGTTGGGCACCATGATCTTCATTTGAGACGAGTCCCACATGTTGGGCATTTGCTTAAGCCGAAAAGAATTCCACGACGTGCCTTTGGTACGTTGCCGCAAGCCGGGCAGCGATAGTAACGAACGACGATACTGGCCCCGATAATGATGCACACAAGGAACGCACCCAAAGCAAAAACCATTCCAGCTTGTGACAATGGCGCTGATGGATCTCTGGCATAGAAAATCACAACCAAGGATCCAATTACGCCAATAATGATCCAGGGACCAGCAATCCGCAAGGCTTGACGGCGGCGCGCTTTAAATTCCTCAATGGCATTCATATTGGTCTTGCGGTCTAACGCAATGTATCCCGCAAAGCTTTTGGGATATTCTGGTCACAAGCTCCTCCCTGAAACGTTTATCAATCATAGGGCTGCACGCTTGATGCTGTTTGTACATGCAGGTACAAATCAATTTTAAAATCCAGCACACACCTTTTTAGCTCAACCTGCCTGTTTGGCCAAGTTCGTGAGCACATCCACCCTCTTCACTTTAGCTATCAGACAGAGAAGGCGCACCGGCGTTGGATCCGATTCTCCATCCGGTGGCAGGGGCGAGAAGGGGTCATGCGGCATCCGCGCAAGACAGAGGCCTCTGCGGTTGAAGGGCTTGCAAACCATGCTGGCGATCGTGCGGCATGTTTGGGCGTCTAGGCACAACCAGGCTCTCAGTGCATTGCTGTCGCTTTGCCGAGAGCTGCTGTCGATTGATACTCCATGGCTCAAAGGGCTCAATCGCCCTGCCCAGAAGCGGCGAACTCCCCGGGTGTTGACCCGAGAAGAAGTCGCGTCGCCCTTTCAACCCCTGGTGGTTGAACGGGCCTTTTTCTGGGCAAGCTGCTCTGCGGTACCGACATGCGATG encodes:
- a CDS encoding DUF3658 domain-containing protein, with the protein product MCLSGDFGVNYPIKLLPSTMPDDPLLLDDSDEPDDDQPTLEELAKIRRATPADAAAVDALILQSCSNHWCKVAEVVGTSLKEFDARYPHLPYVYMPVRIVALERSGVLEVRGDPMAMRFSEVRLSGNL
- a CDS encoding DUF1059 domain-containing protein, with amino-acid sequence MKAMSCRQLGGACEEEFHADSFDEIAEMSRQHGMKMFQKNDETHLEAMNEMQQPMKKPAAMAEWFEGKRKEFYALPET
- a CDS encoding DUF1415 domain-containing protein; its protein translation is MTMPDDTTILDNTRRWIEKAVIGLNLCPFARAVYTKNQVRIVVSHAKHLDAFLDELDAELTLLKDTPAEEIDTTLLVHPSLFPDFFVFNDFLNVVDDVVAEHELEGVIQVASFHPLFQFEGVEADDISNATNRAPYPILHLLREDSVERAIASDAGDAERIVERNIATLQALGADGWQRLLR
- a CDS encoding peroxiredoxin; translation: MSIRLDDIAPDFTVDSTDGKIKLHDWIGASYAILFSHPKDFTPVCTTEFGAVAQLVPEFVKRNTKVMGVSVDSVEEHMKWKRDIEAFSGAAADFPIIDDTSLQVSKLYDMLPAGAYLPDNRTPANSATVRTVFIIGPDKKVRLTMSYPMSVGRNFAEILRALDAIQITDGASIATPANWVPGQDVIVGLGLNDEQAKEKFGNIDIKLPYLRFTKAPKK